The Verrucomicrobium spinosum DSM 4136 = JCM 18804 genome includes a region encoding these proteins:
- a CDS encoding sulfatase family protein: MSLKKNLLLMVLVGFLQPGGLPAAERRPNILWLVGENLSHDLGCYGAGQVHTPNLDRLAAEGVRYTRVFSTNPACAPSRSAFFTGMYQTTTDTHPMRSHRNDAFRLPTGVRPVTHWMKDAGFFTANIKTLGNGTVGTGKLDLNFVNEGPIYDAGTQDWSELKSRQPFFAVVNAEESEYDIYDRKSAEKPRVEWVGEREHVKHATPENVQPPPYYPDHPVVREEWARYLNSVSGMDARFGKVLAQLKADGLEDDTIILFFGDNGRLEPRGIHWCYDNGLRVPMIIRWPKNFPAPEQIKPGTVDGRLLSLIDVTATTLALAGVDRPPLMQGRVFLGPEAQHARSYVFAARDRIDETKQRIRSVHDERFHYIRTLSTGPTFASLNRYKEKCFAIMPVMRQMLAEGTLTGPALELMQRTGPCEELYDTSEDAHEIRNLAASTEPSHREALIRLRAALDTWMVETGDRGATPEADGVVEPFAREMDQWFGTPAWFMTPAQNKPAPTN; encoded by the coding sequence ATGTCATTGAAAAAAAATCTGCTGTTGATGGTGTTGGTTGGTTTCCTGCAACCTGGGGGTCTGCCTGCTGCCGAGAGGCGGCCGAACATTCTTTGGCTGGTGGGGGAGAACCTCAGTCATGATCTGGGCTGCTACGGGGCGGGGCAGGTGCATACGCCCAACCTGGACCGCCTGGCCGCGGAAGGGGTGCGGTACACCCGGGTATTTTCAACGAACCCGGCGTGTGCCCCCAGTCGCTCCGCATTTTTCACCGGGATGTACCAGACTACGACGGACACTCATCCAATGCGGTCACACCGCAATGATGCGTTTCGCCTCCCAACCGGGGTGCGACCGGTCACCCACTGGATGAAGGATGCCGGGTTCTTCACCGCCAACATCAAGACGCTTGGCAACGGCACCGTTGGCACGGGCAAGCTGGATCTGAACTTCGTAAATGAGGGCCCCATCTATGATGCCGGCACCCAGGACTGGAGCGAGCTCAAGTCCCGGCAGCCTTTCTTCGCCGTGGTAAATGCTGAGGAGTCGGAGTATGACATCTACGACCGCAAGAGTGCCGAGAAGCCGCGCGTGGAGTGGGTGGGCGAGCGGGAGCACGTGAAACATGCCACGCCGGAGAACGTGCAGCCGCCTCCCTACTATCCGGACCATCCGGTGGTGCGTGAAGAGTGGGCGCGCTACCTGAACTCTGTGTCCGGCATGGATGCACGCTTCGGCAAGGTGCTCGCGCAGTTGAAGGCAGACGGTCTGGAAGATGACACGATCATCCTCTTCTTTGGCGACAACGGACGGCTTGAGCCCCGAGGCATCCACTGGTGTTACGACAACGGCCTGCGGGTGCCGATGATCATCAGGTGGCCCAAGAACTTCCCCGCACCGGAGCAGATCAAGCCCGGCACGGTGGACGGGCGTCTGCTCAGCCTCATTGATGTGACCGCCACCACCCTGGCCCTGGCAGGCGTGGATCGCCCGCCTCTTATGCAGGGGCGTGTGTTCCTTGGGCCGGAGGCGCAGCACGCACGCAGCTATGTGTTCGCCGCGCGGGACAGAATCGATGAAACAAAACAACGCATCCGCTCTGTGCACGACGAGCGCTTCCACTACATCCGCACCCTGAGCACCGGCCCGACCTTTGCCTCGCTCAACCGGTACAAGGAAAAATGCTTCGCCATCATGCCTGTCATGAGGCAGATGCTTGCGGAGGGCACGCTGACCGGACCGGCTCTGGAGCTCATGCAGCGCACCGGCCCGTGCGAGGAGCTGTACGACACCAGTGAAGACGCGCATGAGATTCGCAATCTGGCTGCTTCCACAGAACCGTCACACCGTGAGGCGCTGATCCGCCTGAGGGCGGCGCTGGACACCTGGATGGTGGAGACTGGCGACCGCGGTGCCACACCGGAGGCGGATGGCGTGGTGGAGCCCTTTGCGCGGGAGATGGACCAGTGGTTTGGCACTCCCGCATGGTTCATGACACCTGCTCAAAACAAACCCGCACCCACCAATTGA
- a CDS encoding PVC-type heme-binding CxxCH protein: MSTSRHLIFRDRRCNLIAKPWLPCLLALAATTVLPAQEAVKRVIFLAGAPSHGPGAHEYRAGGLLLARALNEQSGLPVKAEVVSGWPEDDSLLKGAAAVVVYDSATKVIGKHWEEMDALANSGTGLMFLHYAVHPTPEMGEKYYRPWTGGAFESGFSVNPFWVADLTAMPDHPVARGISAPIRARDEFYYNIRFRPEKAGVLDLATATPSRENMVAVNNLWTQAGYDGLGKSQTLMWGTQRENGGRGVGFTGGHYHRNWALDDYRKLVLNAIVWCAGMEVPEGGVKSLPLTEDDLNANLDKKGENAGRISLPKPGELDELPRGSVPTVAEHAAARKAAVEKKQKKAPAAKPEPQEAQPDALGIPQPAAPVPAKPAAPAEAASPPLQPSVLTKPELVPVSKIKVPDDLEVTVWASSPMLFNPTNMDTDKEGRIWVAEGVNYRKKKNRRPEGDRIVVLEDSDQDGRADKSHVFVQDPELISPLGVSVFGNKVVVAQPPNLIVYTDVDGDLHFDPAVDKRENLLTGFMGANHDHSLHAVVAGPDGRWHINQGNTGAEFTTRDGVTYRVGGPYGPGAAIAGAKSDDGRIWTGGFAATMEPDGTKLRMIGHGFRNSYEHCVNSLGDVYQNDNDDPPACRTTWLMEGSFMGFFSRSGKRTWEADRRRGQSVAVAEWRQEDPGTLPPGDIYGRGAPTGIAYYENGALPAKYQGMLVSAESRLQTLYGYYPKAEGAGKKMERFDFLVGEEGTSFRPSDVMVGADGALYVADWFDLKVGGHGTQDDSLSGAIYRIAPKGFQPKVATEKEELASLSPAAQAIALIKSPATNVRFEGLTKLRELAAEQSATAEQAIGQLLADENAVIRARGAWLLPSLGEGGLARVREKLAGGEPDQRLLALRILRSSGYDLVAHPDILQQLVVDPSPAVRREAAVALRELPAPFKQPLVAKLLETYDGKDRTYLEACGLAAEGIEAPLWAQIFESQKAPQALEWTPSFARITWRLQAPEAIPALIQRAESKTLPFEARKLAVDSIAFTRSRPAIKAMVKLRSSDPGIAQMADAWLLIRATDEWEEFGGREVLKEQGIYDPDKVVIQEVKVPEPPKNSALPPVSAIAQLKGDAANGKVLSSRCVMCHTIQGQGVDYGPNLDGWVANQGLEAFLTAVTNPSESIALGFEGERVPLVDGREVQGILISAADPLTVRSMGGMTQMIPRTLLSKRTLPLNRSLMLSADQLGLTAQDLADLAAYLKECK, translated from the coding sequence ATGAGTACTTCACGACATCTGATATTCAGGGACCGGAGATGCAATCTCATCGCAAAACCATGGCTGCCCTGTCTTCTGGCCCTGGCCGCAACGACGGTGCTGCCGGCGCAGGAGGCGGTGAAGAGGGTGATCTTTCTGGCGGGTGCTCCCAGCCATGGTCCCGGAGCCCACGAGTACCGCGCTGGAGGCCTGCTGCTGGCAAGGGCGCTCAATGAACAAAGTGGCCTGCCGGTGAAGGCGGAGGTGGTTTCCGGCTGGCCGGAAGATGACTCCCTGCTGAAAGGAGCTGCGGCCGTGGTGGTGTATGACTCGGCCACAAAGGTCATTGGCAAACATTGGGAGGAGATGGACGCGCTGGCGAACTCCGGCACCGGGCTCATGTTTCTGCATTATGCCGTGCATCCCACTCCAGAGATGGGAGAGAAGTACTACCGGCCATGGACCGGGGGGGCGTTTGAGTCGGGTTTTTCCGTGAACCCATTCTGGGTGGCTGATCTGACGGCGATGCCGGATCACCCGGTGGCCCGTGGCATCTCCGCGCCCATCCGCGCGCGGGATGAGTTTTACTACAACATCCGCTTCCGCCCGGAAAAGGCCGGGGTATTGGACCTGGCCACGGCCACGCCCAGCCGGGAGAACATGGTGGCGGTGAACAACCTCTGGACACAGGCAGGGTATGACGGACTGGGCAAGAGCCAGACCCTGATGTGGGGCACCCAACGCGAAAATGGTGGTCGCGGGGTGGGCTTCACGGGCGGGCACTATCACCGCAACTGGGCGCTGGATGACTACCGCAAACTCGTGCTCAACGCGATCGTCTGGTGTGCTGGCATGGAGGTGCCGGAGGGTGGGGTGAAATCACTCCCCCTGACGGAGGACGATTTGAACGCCAATCTCGATAAAAAGGGCGAGAATGCCGGCCGCATTTCCCTGCCAAAACCGGGAGAGCTGGACGAGCTTCCCCGCGGCAGCGTGCCGACCGTGGCCGAGCACGCCGCCGCACGGAAGGCAGCGGTGGAAAAGAAGCAGAAGAAAGCACCAGCTGCCAAGCCTGAGCCGCAAGAGGCGCAGCCCGACGCACTGGGGATCCCCCAACCCGCTGCCCCCGTTCCCGCGAAACCCGCTGCTCCTGCCGAGGCTGCTTCTCCCCCGCTGCAACCGTCAGTATTGACCAAACCCGAACTGGTGCCTGTTTCCAAGATCAAGGTGCCAGACGACCTCGAAGTCACGGTGTGGGCGTCTTCACCGATGCTCTTCAACCCCACCAACATGGACACCGACAAGGAGGGGCGCATCTGGGTTGCGGAAGGTGTCAACTATCGCAAGAAAAAAAACCGCCGTCCGGAAGGTGACCGGATTGTGGTGCTGGAAGACTCCGACCAGGACGGACGGGCCGACAAGTCGCACGTCTTCGTGCAGGATCCGGAGCTGATCTCGCCGCTGGGAGTTTCGGTTTTTGGAAATAAGGTGGTCGTAGCCCAGCCGCCAAACCTGATTGTGTACACGGATGTGGACGGGGACCTGCACTTTGACCCGGCCGTGGACAAACGGGAGAACCTGCTGACGGGATTTATGGGGGCCAACCACGACCACAGCCTGCATGCAGTGGTGGCCGGGCCGGACGGACGGTGGCATATCAACCAGGGCAACACTGGCGCGGAGTTCACCACCAGGGACGGCGTGACCTACCGGGTGGGTGGGCCCTATGGCCCGGGTGCCGCAATCGCTGGTGCTAAGAGTGACGACGGCCGCATCTGGACGGGAGGCTTCGCCGCCACCATGGAGCCGGACGGGACGAAGCTGCGCATGATTGGGCATGGATTCCGCAACAGCTATGAGCACTGTGTAAACTCCCTGGGAGATGTCTATCAAAACGACAACGACGACCCGCCCGCATGCCGTACCACCTGGCTGATGGAGGGGAGCTTCATGGGCTTCTTCTCACGCAGCGGCAAACGCACGTGGGAGGCAGACCGGCGTCGGGGACAGTCCGTGGCAGTCGCAGAGTGGCGGCAGGAAGACCCGGGTACGCTGCCGCCGGGAGACATCTATGGACGGGGTGCGCCCACGGGCATTGCGTACTATGAGAACGGAGCCCTGCCCGCCAAATATCAAGGCATGCTGGTCAGCGCGGAGTCCCGTCTTCAAACGCTCTATGGTTACTACCCCAAGGCCGAAGGGGCGGGCAAGAAGATGGAGCGGTTCGATTTCCTGGTGGGGGAGGAAGGAACCTCCTTCCGTCCCAGTGATGTGATGGTGGGTGCGGATGGGGCGCTCTATGTGGCAGATTGGTTTGACCTCAAGGTGGGCGGCCATGGCACGCAGGATGACTCGCTTTCTGGTGCCATCTACCGCATTGCCCCCAAGGGCTTCCAGCCAAAGGTGGCCACGGAGAAGGAGGAATTGGCCTCGCTATCCCCGGCTGCGCAGGCCATCGCCCTCATCAAGAGCCCGGCGACAAATGTGCGGTTTGAGGGTCTAACGAAACTTCGTGAACTGGCCGCAGAGCAGTCCGCCACGGCTGAGCAGGCGATCGGCCAGCTGCTGGCGGATGAGAACGCCGTCATCCGGGCACGCGGGGCGTGGTTGCTCCCCTCTTTGGGCGAGGGTGGACTGGCTCGCGTGCGGGAGAAACTCGCAGGTGGAGAGCCGGATCAGCGTCTCCTGGCGTTGCGCATCCTGCGCAGCAGCGGGTATGACCTGGTTGCGCATCCGGACATCCTGCAACAGTTGGTGGTCGATCCCAGTCCGGCCGTGCGCCGTGAGGCAGCGGTAGCCTTGCGGGAACTGCCCGCACCTTTCAAGCAGCCTCTGGTGGCCAAGCTGCTGGAGACCTATGACGGGAAAGACCGCACCTACCTGGAAGCTTGTGGTCTGGCGGCTGAAGGCATTGAGGCACCTTTGTGGGCCCAGATCTTTGAGTCGCAGAAAGCGCCACAGGCGCTGGAATGGACGCCCTCGTTCGCCCGCATCACGTGGAGGTTGCAGGCACCGGAAGCCATCCCTGCCCTGATCCAGCGCGCAGAGAGCAAAACGCTGCCTTTTGAGGCCCGCAAACTGGCGGTGGACAGCATCGCCTTTACCCGCAGCAGGCCGGCCATTAAGGCCATGGTGAAACTGCGCTCTTCCGACCCTGGAATTGCCCAGATGGCAGATGCGTGGCTGCTGATCCGGGCCACAGATGAGTGGGAGGAGTTCGGTGGGCGCGAGGTGCTCAAGGAGCAGGGTATCTATGATCCGGACAAAGTGGTCATTCAGGAGGTGAAGGTGCCTGAGCCACCCAAGAACTCCGCTCTGCCCCCAGTGAGCGCTATCGCGCAGCTCAAAGGGGATGCCGCCAACGGCAAGGTACTCTCCTCCCGCTGCGTCATGTGCCACACCATTCAAGGGCAGGGAGTGGACTACGGACCCAATCTGGACGGCTGGGTGGCCAACCAGGGCCTGGAGGCCTTCCTGACTGCCGTGACGAATCCATCAGAGAGCATTGCGCTTGGATTTGAAGGGGAGCGCGTTCCGCTGGTTGACGGGCGGGAGGTGCAGGGCATCCTGATCAGTGCGGCGGACCCGCTGACAGTGCGGTCCATGGGCGGAATGACACAGATGATTCCGCGAACCCTCCTGAGCAAGCGCACGCTGCCGCTCAACCGGTCCCTCATGCTGTCCGCAGACCAGCTCGGCCTGACGGCGCAGGACCTTGCGGATCTGGCCGCCTATCTCAAGGAGTGCAAGTAA